One stretch of Nicotiana tabacum cultivar K326 chromosome 18, ASM71507v2, whole genome shotgun sequence DNA includes these proteins:
- the LOC107760085 gene encoding phospholipid-transporting ATPase 3, with product MAGGGWRGSRSGPILNRISSSRSIRLGGVQPQAPGHRTVFVNDREANALAKFKGNSVSTTKYDVITFLPKGLFEQFRRVANLYFLMISILSCTPISPVSPITNVLPLSLVLLVSLIKEAWEDWKRFQNDMSINNSPIDMLQDQKWVNVPWKKLQAGDIVRVKQDEFFPADLIFLASTNPDGVCYIETANLDGETNLKIRKALEKTWDYVSPEKVSEFKGEVQCEQPNNSLYTFTGNLIIQKQTLPLSPNQLLLRGCSLRNTEYIVGAVIFTGHETKVMMNSMKIPSKRSTLEKKLDKLIIALFSALLCMCFLGAIGSGIFINEKYYYLQFGSSKNSDPQSNPDNRFVVAVLTMFTLITLYSPIIPISLYVSVEMIKFIQSNKFINNDLHMYHAESNTPAQARTSNLNEELGQVEYIFSDKTGTLTRNLMEFFKCSIGGEIYGTGVSEIEMGTAQRIGLKVEVKKSSTEAREKGFNFDDARLMRGAWRNEPNPDSCREFFRCLAICHTVLPEGEETPEKIRYQAASPDESALVVAAKNFGFFFYKRTPTMIYVRESHVEKMGKIQDVPYEILNVLEFNSTRKRQSVVCRYPEGRLVLYCKGADNVIYERLQDGDNDLRKRTREHLEQFGAAGLRTLCLAYRDLTPDMYEKWNEKFIQAKSSLRDREKKLDEVAELIEKDLVLIGCTAIEDKLQEGVPECIETLSRAGIKIWVLTGDKLETAINIAYACKLINNSMKQFIISSETDAIREVEDRGDQVALARFMQETVQNELKRCYEEAQEHLRSVSGPKLALIIDGKCLMYALDPSLRVMLLNLSLNCSSVVCCRVSPLQKAQVTSLVRKGANRITLSIGDGANDVSMIQAAHVGVGISGQEGMQAVMASDFAVAQFRFLADLLLVHGRWSYLRICKVVTYFYYKNLTFTLTQFWFTFRTGFSGQRFYDDWFQSLYNVMFTALPVIVLGLFEKDVSASLSKKYPELYKEGIRNTFFKWRVVVIWAFFAIYQSLVLYYFVIASSTKGMNSSGKMFGLWDVSTMAFTCVVVTVNLRLLMMCNTITRWHHITVGGSILLWFIFVFIYSGISLPKEQKNIYLVIYVLMSTFYFYLVLLLVPVAALFGDFIYQGIQRWFFPYDYQIVQEIHRHEIDSRMGLLEIGNELTPEEERSYAIRQLPGQKSKHTGFAFDSPGYESFFASQAGVSIPQKAWDVARRASMKPRSKMPRDN from the exons TTCAGGCGGGTGGCTAATCTCTACTTCCTTATGATCTCAATTTTGTCATGCACTCCAATCAG TCCCGTAAGTCCAATAACAAATGTGCTTCCTTTGAGCTTGGTGCTTCTTGTTTCTCTAATTAAGGAGGCTTGGGAGGACTGG AAGCGTTTTCAGAATGACATGTCTATCAATAATTCGCCCATAGACATGTTGCAAGACCAGAAATGGGTAAATGTCCCATGGAAGAAGCTGCAGGCTGGAGATATCGTGAGA GTTAAGCAGGATGAGTTCTTCCCGGCAGATCTTATCTTTCTTGCCAGCACAAACCCAGATGGAGTCTGCTACATTGAG ACGGCGAATTTGGACGGTGAAACTAATTTAAAGATCAGAAAAGCACTGGAGAAGACCTGGGATTATGTGTCTCCTGAGAAAGTATCTGAATTCAAAG GCGAAGTACAATGTGAGCAACCTAATAACTCATTGTACACATTCACTGGCAATTTGATAATTCAAAAGCAAACCTTGCCACTCAGTCCAAATCAACTTCTTTTACGG GGGTGCAGTCTGAGAAACACCGAGTACATTGTTGGGGCTGTCATTTTCACTGGGCATGAAACAAAG GTTATGATGAATTCTATGAAAATTCCTTCCAAAAGAAGCACTTTGGAGAAGAAACTTGACAAACTTATTATCGCGCTTTTTAGTGCTCTCCTGTGCATGTGTTTCTTGGGAGCCATAGGCAG TGGTATCTTCATAAATGAGAAGTACTATTATTTGCAGTTTGGAAGTAGCAAAAATTCAGACCCACAATCCAACCCTGACAATAGATTTGTG GTTGCAGTTTTGACCATGTTCACCTTAATCACTCTCTATTCACCGATTATTCCGATCTCTCTCTATGTCTCCGTTGAG ATGATTAAATTTATACAGTCCAATAAGTTTATCAACAACGACTTGCACATGTACCATGCTGAGAGCAACACCCCTGCACAGGCTAGGACATCTAATTTGAACGAGGAACTTGGTCAG GTGGAATACATATTTTCTGACAAAACTGGAACTCTTACGAGGAATTTGATGGAGTTTTTTAAGTGTTCAATCGGTGGAGAGATATATGGCACTGGTGTTAGTGAAATTGAGATGGGAACTGCTCAGCGAATTGGGCTGAAAGTTGAG GTTAAGAAATCATCAACTGAAGCACGAGAGAAAGGTTTCAATTTTGATGATGCTCGACTGATGCGAGGTGCCTGGAGAAATGAGCCTAATCCTGATTCATGCAGG gaatttttcagatgccttgcTATATGCCATACCGTGCTGCCTGAAGGAGAAGAGACCCCAGAAAAAATACGATATCAAGCAGCATCCCCAGATGAGTCTGCTTTGGTTGTAGCAGCAAAAAACTTTGGCTTCTTCTTTTACAA ACGTACACCAACTATGATTTATGTGCGCGAGTCACATGTTGAGAAGATGGGGAAGATTCAAGATGTTCCCTATGAGATTCTAAATGTTCTCGAATTCAACAG TACGAGAAAGCGCCAGTCTGTTGTATGTCGTTATCCTGAAGGCAGATTGGTTCTCTACTGTAAG GGTGCAGATAATGTAATTTATGAGAGGttgcaagatggagacaatgaTTTGAGGAAAAGAACTAGGGAACACTTGGAGCAATTTGGGGCTGCTGGACTTCGGACACTTTGCTTGGCTTATAGAGATTTAACCCCTGATATGTATGAAAAATGGAATGAGAAATTCATTCAAGCAAAATCTTCTCTCCGAGACCGTGAGAAGAAATTGGATGAG GTGGCAGAACTGATAGAAAAGGATCTTGTCTTGATTGGATGCACTGCTATAGAAGATAAGCTTCAAGAAGGTGTACCTGAGTGCATAGAGACACTTTCAAGGGCTGGAATTAAGATTTGGGTGCTCACTGGTGACAAATTGGAAACAGCAATAAATATAGCTTATG cgtgcaagtTGATAAATAACAGCATGAAACAATTTATCATTAGTTCAGAAACTGATGCAATCAGAGAAGTGGAAGATAGA GGTGATCAGGTGGCGCTTGCTCGTTTTATGCAAGAAACAGTGCAGAACGAACTAAAAAGATGTTACGAGGAAGCGCAAGAGCATCTTCGTTCTGTATCTGGACCAAAATTAGCACTAATAATTGATGGGAAGTGTTTGATGTATGCATTAGACCCGAGTCTTCGTGTAATGCTGTtgaatttaagtttgaattgcAGTTCAGTGGTTTGCTGCCGTGTTTCTCCTTTGCAGAAAGCACAG GTGACAAGCTTGGTTAGGAAGGGGGCAAACAGAATAACTCTCAGCATTGGTGATGGAGCTAATGATGTGAGTATGATTCAAGCTGCTCATGTTGGTGTTGGAATAAGTGGACAGGAGGGAATGCAAGCAGTTATGGCTAGCGATTTTGCAGTAGCTCAGTTCCGTTTTCTCGCTGACTTACTGCTTGTCCATGGACGCTGGTCATATCTGAGAATATGCAAG GTCGTCACATATTTCTACTACAAGAATCTGACATTTACCCTGACTCAGTTTTGGTTTACCTTCCGGACTGGATTCTCCGGTCAAAGGTTCTATGATGATTGGTTCCAGTCTCTTTATAATGTGATGTTCACAGCTCTCCCTGTTATTGTTCTTGGGCTTTTTGAGAAG GATGTCAGTGCTTCCCTCTCCAAAAAATATCCTGAGTTATACAAGGAAGGAATAAGAAATACTTTCTTCAAATGGAGAGTTGTGGTTATCTGGGCTTTCTTTGCAATATATCAATCATTGGTGCTGTATTATTTTGTAATTGCTTCGAGTACGAAGGGCATGAATTCATCTGGCAAGATGTTTGGCCTGTGGGATGTTAGTACGATGGCTTTCACTTGTGTTGTTGTAACTGTCAATTTGCGTCTGCTTATGATGTGCAACACAATTACAAGATGGCATCACATTACCGTTGGAGGGAGCATATTATTGTGGTTCATCTTTGTCTTTATTTATTCGGGTATTTCCTTGCCAAAAGAGCAG AAGAATATCTATTTGGTTATCTATGTCTTGATGAGCACATTTTATTTCTACCTCGTTCTGCTTCTCGTACCTGTTGCTGCTCTTTTTGGCGATTTCATTTATCAGGG GATTCAAAGATGGTTCTTCCCTTATGATTATCAGATTGTTCAGGAAATCCACAGGCATGAGATCGACAGTAGGATGGGGTTACTGGAGATTGGAAATGAGCTTACACCAGAAGAAGAAAGGAGCTATGCAATAAGGCAACTGCCGGGACAGAAATCAAAACACACTGGTTTTGCCTTTGATTCACCCGGCTACGAGTCATTTTTTGCATCTCAGGCTGGCGTCTCAATCCCCCAAAAGGCATGGGATGTAGCTCGGAGAGCAAGTATGAAACCACGGTCAAAGATGCCTCGGGATAACTGA